The DNA segment GAAGAATATTAGAGAGAGTTACGAAATCTGACGCTAAAAATTCCGACGTGTTTGAGACGAAGTCGAGTTTCGGAATTTTAGTCAGATGAGTTTTACTCTCTCTTTATTCTTTGACATGGAATTTAGCTGATATTTAAAATATAAGTTTTGATAACTTAACTTGACTAATAATCGTTAATGCAAAGGTACTTTGTCAAAACCTAACGCTACATAAGAAAAAATAAATTTAGTTAGATATATTATAATTTAGCAAACAAAAAAACTGTGCAAATCAATTAATTTTGATATACACAGTTTTTATTTATTATTTATTTAAAGTTTCATCAATAATTCTTTTAGTTAAATCAGGGAAGTTTCCAATAATAATATCAATTCCTTTTGATATCATATCTCTAATATCTTCTTCTTTGTTAACTGTCCAAGTGTTGATCTCAATCCCTAAAGTTTTAAGTTCATTTACTATTTTAGGTGTCAACATAGCAAAGTGTGGATGGTAACATTCAACACAATAATTTTTAATATATTTACTTGGGTTAAGAATCCAAGTTTCAGTAAGGAATCCACATTTGATACGAGGAGCTATAGCTTTCATTCTCAACACACTGTAATGGTTAAAGCTTGAAATAATAACTCTACCCTCAAGTTGAAACTCTTTAATTAAGTTATAAACTTTTTCTTCTATTCCTTTATATTCATTGATACCAGTTTTTAATTCAATATTAGTTATAATATTTGTATCTTTAATAAGATTAAAATATTCTCTTAAAGTAGGTATTTTATTAAATCCAAATTGTCCAGTATAGATGTATGAAGCATCAAATTTTTTTAACTCTTCATAAGTATAATCTACAACTAATCCCTTTCCATTAGTTGTACGATCAATAGTCTCATCATGAATAATAACTATTTCTCCATTTTTTGTTAATTGAACATCTAATTCAATCCCATCAGCTTGAGCTTCAATAGCCTTTTCAAATGCTAATAGAGTATTTTCAGGATATTTTCCACTAAAACCTCTATGAGCAAAATTTTTAGTCATAAGATCACCTGTTTAAATTAAATTTATTATAATTATAAAGTAATATTTTCCTCTGTGTCAATATCAAAGAAATGAGCTTTTTCCATATTGAAATAGAAACTACCAGTACCACCATATGAAAGTCCTAAACTTTTTCTACTTTCTATTCTTGAAGTGAAATCATTTCCATCTATTGAGAAATGAAGAAACTCTTCATTTCCCATATACTCTACAACACTTAGATTTCCAGTGATAAAATTATTTTTATCTCCATCAGGGTTAGTTAGAGTATTTCCAATATTTTCAGGTCTTATTCCTAAAGTAACCTTTTTACCTATATGATTTTTTACTTTTTCTCTCATTTCTTTTGGAAGTACTATATGCTTATTTTCTCCAAAAGTAAATATAGTTTCATTTTCAGTTTTTTCTAATGTTCCCACAACAAAGTTCATTGCTGGAGATCCTATGAATCCTGCTACAAATTTGTTTGCTGGTTTGTGGTATAAATTTAGTGGAGTATCAACTTGCATTATCTTTCCATAGTTTAATACACAGATTCTATCTCCCATTGTCATTGCTTCTACTTGGTCATGTGTTACATAGATCATTGTTGCTGTTTGTCCTTCAGCTTTCAGTTGTTTATGTAGTTGAGTTATCTTAACTCTCATTGATACTCTTAATTTCGCATCTAAGTTTGATAGTGGTTCATCAAATAGGAATACATCTGGTTTTCTTACTATTGCTCTTCCTACTGCAACCCTTTGTCTTTGTCCTCCAGACATCTCTTTTGGTTTTCTATCTAGTAATTGAGTTATCTCTAACTTTTCTGCTGCTTCTCTAACTCTTCTATCAATTTCATCTTTTGGAGTTTTAGCCATTTTTAATCCAAAAGCCATATTATCATAAACTGTCATATGAGGGTATAGTGCATAGTTTTGGAAAACCATTGCAATACCTCTATCTTTTGGTGGAAGATCATTAACTAATTTATCTCCTATCCAAATTTCTCCCCCAGTGATTTCTTCAAGACCAGCTACCATTCTAAGAGTAGTAGATTTAGCACAACCAGATGGTCCTACAAAAACCATAAATTCTCCATCTTTAATTTCTAAATCAATACCATGTACGGCTTTAAAGCCGTTAGGGTATTGTTTTTCAACTTTTTTTAAAACTACCTTTGCCATTTTTCCTCCGAAACTTTGAACTATTTATTGATTCTGTTATATCTTGAAATTATTCTATTTGAAGCTTTTATTACATCATCAGCAGCTTTTTGTCCATCCTTACCTTCAGAAACAGCTTCCATAGTTTCAACCATTTTTTCTCTTACATCTGGGAATACTCCAAGAATAGCACCTTGAGTAGCAGTATTTTTATTAGTTGTTTTTAATTCGTCAACAACTACTTTAAATTGAGGCATTTTTTCCATAGTTTCTTTCATTAAAGCAGTATCATAAGATTCTTTATTAACTGGGAAGTAACCTGTATTAGATGACCAGAAAGCTTGAA comes from the uncultured Fusobacterium sp. genome and includes:
- a CDS encoding glycerophosphodiester phosphodiesterase → MTKNFAHRGFSGKYPENTLLAFEKAIEAQADGIELDVQLTKNGEIVIIHDETIDRTTNGKGLVVDYTYEELKKFDASYIYTGQFGFNKIPTLREYFNLIKDTNIITNIELKTGINEYKGIEEKVYNLIKEFQLEGRVIISSFNHYSVLRMKAIAPRIKCGFLTETWILNPSKYIKNYCVECYHPHFAMLTPKIVNELKTLGIEINTWTVNKEEDIRDMISKGIDIIIGNFPDLTKRIIDETLNK
- a CDS encoding ABC transporter ATP-binding protein encodes the protein MAKVVLKKVEKQYPNGFKAVHGIDLEIKDGEFMVFVGPSGCAKSTTLRMVAGLEEITGGEIWIGDKLVNDLPPKDRGIAMVFQNYALYPHMTVYDNMAFGLKMAKTPKDEIDRRVREAAEKLEITQLLDRKPKEMSGGQRQRVAVGRAIVRKPDVFLFDEPLSNLDAKLRVSMRVKITQLHKQLKAEGQTATMIYVTHDQVEAMTMGDRICVLNYGKIMQVDTPLNLYHKPANKFVAGFIGSPAMNFVVGTLEKTENETIFTFGENKHIVLPKEMREKVKNHIGKKVTLGIRPENIGNTLTNPDGDKNNFITGNLSVVEYMGNEEFLHFSIDGNDFTSRIESRKSLGLSYGGTGSFYFNMEKAHFFDIDTEENITL